A stretch of DNA from Sebastes fasciatus isolate fSebFas1 chromosome 16, fSebFas1.pri, whole genome shotgun sequence:
ttttctatatatagGGCCTTTAGAGCTAGTGCTgccagctactttcattggaaaagagttggcaacactgggctgagtttttcggttggattatttttaaaatctagcgtacCTTTAATTTCAATGTAACATGTTTATCAATAAAGTTGCTAGTCCAATATCTTCATGTTACAGGCCCCCTTGAACCCTGAACAAGATAAACAGGTTAGAGCACAGATGAATGGTACAGTAGCAGCATAAAACCTTCACTATTGGAAAGACTGTTCGCTACTTTTGAACAAAGCTGCTATTGATCCCATCCAGGAATTAAGCAAAGTTGGACTAAAACTGCAGTGATTTCTGTGCCATACCTGGTTGGCAGCACCATCACcatagagagagacacacagctgattGTTGCCCTGATACTGGCAGGCCAGAGCCACACCAGCACCCAGGGGAACCTGAGGAGAATTCAGACATGTCTGGGGTTACATTACATCAATCTTAATGTATAAAGTGCAAACAATATTACAAGAAGCTGCTTCATGAAACACTGAGTCTAATGTTCTTATGATTTGTTTGGCACGGACATAATGTCATTAGTTGGGGAAGAATTTCTTGCTCTTATTGGTTTCTTGCCATAATATTTCTAGCAAAACTGAGGCACCAGCCAGGTTGTTATGGAATATGCAGGCACAGATAAGCATGTTTGTGACCAATGCCACCTTCCTTTTGTTCCACTATATTTCCACAATATCAGAAAACACCATCAAAGCAGACCCACTAGTTATGCATGCGTTCAGCCCTTATAAGACGTATCACAATTACATCAAACTGACAGCATACTGGTAGGACACATAGATTTATGTTTAATCCCACAGCATGTGAATCGGTACGTTCCAATCTTATCGTCACATGACACAAAGAAACAATAATAAGCTTGCTAATAGTCTTCTGTGATATACCTGAGCTCCGACAATCCCATTTCCTCCATAGAAGTTTTTAATGTACATGTGCATAGAGCCTCCTTTGCCCTTTGCAATACCTCCTCTTCTGCctgtaaattaaaaacaaaaacatgcaggGATCAGAAAGTTGAggttaaagaaaaacagacgaCCTATTTGCATCTCAAAATGAATCGTGATTGGAGCTCAAAAATAATCTTGTGACGGAAACAGTCTCAATGTCTGAAAGTTGCAGACTCACCGGTGAGCTCAGCCATGATCTGCTTCACAGTCCCTCCTCTGGTGTACGTGTAGCCGTGGGCACGGTACGCAGTGATCAGGTGGTCTGTCAAATTAATTGCTGCTTCGATACCAACTGCACAGGCCTCCTACagggaaaaaacaaacagctttgCTATGTGAGTGTACATGTGTGCTCTGAAAGACAAAATCCACACAGTAAAATTGGTATAGGTTTAAATTTCTTATATtgatattttaaaaacattttcccGGTAGTAGATCTTTAGGAAAAATTATAGTGCACCCAACCTGGCCGTCATACAAGTGGCAGAATCCTCTGATGATCTTCTGCTTATACAGCTGATCTGCTTTCAGCTCCATACGCCTTATGGTCTGCATGGTGCGGTAGTACTGCAGACCCTCATCACGAGTCATAACCACCTGAGTAGCCGGGGCCTCATCCAGCTTGTAGATGTCACATTTCTAGAGGGAAGAAAATACCCATTATAACGCACAAACTGCCATGTGCATAAATCAGTTTAGCTGAAAATACAACTTGGTGTTTGAAGCTTTACCTTTATTTCAAAGGTAGCCTCAGTTGTGAAGTCAGCATAGGTGCGTGCTGACACGACGGCTGCAGCTCCCTGCCGTGGGAGAGAAGgagattttatttaaaatgacaaatctGCTGAGGTTTGAACATTTTCAATACTATAGCCAATACAACACCTGAGTTTCAGTACTAATACCAAAACAAAACTTTCTTATTTAAGCATGCTTTTCTACAAAACAGTTTTGTCCATTTAACAAAATAAGCCAGAAGTTATCATATATTAAATGTTGTCTAAACACATGCAGCTGTACTACAACTGTGTCTAAATAAAGTAATCTAAAATTggcaaaatattgatttaaataaggaacTTTATATGGCCAACAATAAGTAAACAGGGTTTTGAGTCTCATATAATAGAATTAATATGTATATTCAACTCCAGTCCAGTGCAGCTCAACATACAAATGTCAGGCAACCAACTCCAGCTGGTATTCATCATtataataaatcatattataGTTAATTCAAGTACAACTATATTAAACCATTTCATACAGTTTGTTAGGACCTCCCAGCTAATGTTCTGATAATATGAGCTGCCAACTTAagaaaatatgtaataaaagtgctttaaacttaCAGAACTAATTGTTTTAGGCTGGAAATATCTATCAAAATTGACTGATATGGAGGTATAAATTACTTTTCTTCCACTTGAATGAGCTGCCTGGTTTTTAAGCAGGTTACTAATACTTTGCTTGCTGTCAATTTTCATAAAACAACACCTACCGTGAATAAAACAGCCCCTGCCTTTTGACAACAAGAGAGTTAACCTACGTAAAAGGTATCCCAACTATAATGAATAAAGGACTGGGCATGTACTGATCAAAACACTGAAGCTATCATCAATAGTTTAGATTAGTGTGCAGACTTTAGCGGTGTTAGCCAAAAAAGCTATCACTCGGCCTCACAAGGTCAGCACAGCGATGTCAGTCAATGTTGTTTTGGGTAAATGTTGGAGGTCTTAGAGGGAGACTGTCATGCAGTGCTTGGCAAACACCATCTAGAGTTGAAATGTTCTATACTCACGTTTCTCTGGGCGCAAGCCCTCAGCACATTAGAGATATTGGTCAACATGTTTCCTGAGCTAGCTCACCACAGACTCTACACAACACGGCTCCTCCGTCCTTCTGACAGGACTTCTTTTTCCGGTTCCGctaacttcttcttcttcttcttctttggtgtttattgggggttggcaaaccagcttatagGGGCATTGTtgccacctactggactggagtgtggagcagtttggcaggtaaaaaacaacaacaaaataagaataaaataaataaaaaacaaaaaaacaataaaataaaaatgaataattattcataataataacaataataataatactactaaatattttaattctctccattattcttgttacccttaaagggactgtttgtaactttttaagcgcaTAAATGGGTCGAAATCCCATGCGCCCTCGCATATGCGCGATCGCCTGTGGCCAGAGTccctgctccgctgcctgcttgccttcactcacacaccgcacgcgttctcgctgtctggctccacctctagacgtgcatgcgcgcacactccacactgcagaagagttagtttagctctgagaatatctagtacagtggacgtttgtgcagaaataaatgctgcaggtCCTCTAGACCAACAGAAGTTtaccgtgtcttgtgaagtgatggagctccacagcgagaaacgttattgtctcagcccgggtgccggtgtctccctgcttcagccccggcaccgacccccttttcctgcttcagcctcccggtgtttcgggaggctgaagcaggaaaaatccaacactaggatcagcactgattcatggagagaccttcgtctggtcagctaacattactgccaagcaggtgaaatatagagtgatattgtggttttagctgatgtgtgtcgcctcactgttttgagcgatgctcgttcatgtctatttagagcgagcaagcgcgagcccgacgctgactttcgttgacttaacggccacaggtgtcgctgttaacaagcatttctgaaagttacaaatagtccctttaagtaattaattagaagattgtgtactttcttagatgtctttcctagcagattcccTATCGTAATATTCCTATCATCTACTCCTGATAGCAATTCCcctctttctttgtcatatttgttgcactCTATTACAACATGCTTGACAGTTTCCGGTTTATTACATTGCTTGCATAgtccagttgggtgcttgcctattcTATGGAGTGTTTGGTTTAATCCTGTATGTCCTTATTTTCAGACGGATAATGACCATCTCTTCCCTTAGGCTCCCGGTCCGTATTCCACCAGCTCCTACATGTTTCTGAATACTGTACAGATGTCTCCCAGTGTCACTTAAGTCTCAGTATTCTTGCCAGGTTTTGTGCATGTAGTCCTTAATGATAGTTTTAACCTCTGCTTTACGTAACAGTATTTGTATGTCAATTAAGTGTCGTTTTAATGACTGTTTGGCCAATATATCTGCATTCTCATTTCCATCCACCCCTATGTGAGCAGGAACCAAAGGAAGGAGATATCCAATCCCCTACAATGCAGTCTGAGAAGCACTTTGAATGGTTCGactcactcttcttcttcttctctgtcttcaaTAATGACAGGAAAGACACTCTGCTGCCGCCACGTCTCCTCTGTTCTGTACGTGGCAACACATGTATTATAGAATAcataattttaaattaaataaataaacaatgataataataatgattattactattattataataatcaaccttttttatttaaattaatttttcttACCTAATTAAAACCCATTATGTAGGAAATTATTGACGTTATAATCCTTTCCTTTGCCAAAAACTGAGTTTACACATTTGATGagagtgttaaaaaaaaaaaaaaagaaattaccagaaaacattgTTATTACACAAAATGAAGtaacatgtcatgttttatatgttatatttggGCAATGCATAAACATATATTCTTTTTGTGTAACAAACTCTCTGCTTTCCTACATGGTGACTTGACTTATGTTTTGGTTCAATTACACCACAGAGAGGTCTAACTCCCTGTTAGACTGTTAAAAACTCCAAAAACCATTAATCCTAATAGACTTATTTGGGATCTGGGAGGGGTAGCGTTGCGTAAAAACTACTGTCAACATCAATCACAGATACATAGCATGGTTCTCTGTTTGATTTAACCATGTTTTGTATTTCTTAACTTTCAGGAACAGACGACAGAAATATATGCAATtaaaaatcatgtttataaaaAAGTTTTACAAAATTGGGAAAAGTCATGAAACATTAATGTAATAAAACAGTGTTGAGTATGTTTTTTGAGTTGTTAAAGAGGGCCGGGGTCTTGAAGGGAGCCCAACCTGACCATTTGTATCAACCAGTTGTGAAACTTCTGTCAAAGAGAAACTGAACATAAATGTGCCAAGTTATAACAGATGTGAGTGTGACACCCTATTCTTTAACCCATCGGATTCTATGAGCTCATCAACTCAGAAATGATAAGAGCCTTGTCCTATCtttggcaaattaatttttGAAGCTTTACATCAGTTTATATTTgtcttaaatacatttattacacaCAGTAAACCTGGGGTAGGAAGTATTTCAACACAGGTACAAGTTGTTTTCTGGGACTGcaggcaaaataaaataaagctgcCATGTGTAGTCTGCAGTGCACTTTAGTTGATGGGCACTTAAAGACAATGTTACATTCACTCAGTGCACAGAGAGTTGGAAGAATGGGGAGGGTACTGGGGGCCCACAGCTAATTTTTGCTCCAGGGTGCTAAACCAGCATGACCACTGCAAAGGCTTTATTATGGTCAGATACTATCAAACTGCTGTCATTCAAAATGGTGAAAATATGTGACCCTATCTAAATGCTATGGATATATAGGGTCACAAAGCTGTGATAGCAGGATGGTGCTTAGTGTACAGACCTGTGTGTGCATCACTAACCCTTAGCTGTCAATATTTGTTCAACTCATGAGTCTTTTCTTCATTCATGGCTCTCGTAGAAGAtgtaaactgtaaaatgttcagcaaagtggtgaaaatatctttttttttaacaagtgaAATGTAGCCTATACGATTGTTAGGAGCTAAGTGAGATTTCTATTTTCAGTTGCATCTAAAATTGCATTTTCGTCATCCTCTGAACATGATTGAATTGAACAGGTGAATTAGCCTAATGTGGgaaatttttttgcatttcagatttctggaatatattgtgatatgaagccAATACATTAAATCGAAACCCAGTACCACTCCAAAATTCCCAGGATGTGTCctaatcaaacaaaaaaaaagaaaagaaaatgcagatatcacacCCATAAAAGACATGGTAGACATATCTGTACTCTAAGGCCAAGTTTTCTCAGACAAATCTGGATTTTCTAATGTGTTATTGCTTTGTTATTGCACCTTAGGCATATGTGTGGATGTTACATGGagaatcaaacaaacaataagactataataatagataaataaagaataatgaaTATAATACTTTTGAAGCTTATAGGCATATTACAATAAGAAACTTTATGCTGACGTGTTGTCCCTCTCCCTGTTATTGCATCAAAGCCAGCTAAATTTGGTTTGAGCTGTCTGCAGAGAGGAAATCTACAGTATAGCTCCCCTATCTACCACCGGTACTGTGTTGATGATAGCCTGGGCGGGCTGACGCTGCGACGCACACGGTGTGCTCGGTCGGTAGTAAACTCGATTGTGTgcgcatcatcatcatctctgctcctccagcctcagcatctctctcctccatccatccacataCAAGAccctcctgtcctgtcctgtcctgatTCCCATCATCTCCAGCCTTTATAATGACCTTCAGGCCGTTTAGTTGAATGCTGTGTGCTTGTTTGTGTCCGCTGTGGCTGCGCGCATCGCTGCTGCTGCCGCGGAGAGAAGCGGATACCTGCATGTGCTGCATTGGCTGCATCACCGCAGAGCGCTCTGGGTGACAGCATCCTCATCCATTTGGGTGTATTATTGTGCCTGTGACAGCAGCTACCATGGCGAAAACAGTCCCATCATCCAGTGCAATAACAGGTAAGCTCGATGGAACGTTTCTGGTTTTGGTATCATCACGCTATCGGactctgtttgttgtgtttgggTCGCGATTTTAAAGCAGACTCATGAATGACGCAATTGACATTTCCGCTGCTTTATGTGCATGATGCCGGCAGTGCAGTCATGATCCGGCTTTTTGTTTATCCGCTAAAGCTCTCTGTGCTGTTGTTTTCAATGGATGCAGGTTTACAATGTGCATATTTTCATTCCCTTTAGAATAAACCTAAATCAATGTAGgcctaatgttttttttttatcatgcgTAAAAGTGAGCGAAACAGAACTGGAGTGCCTCCTTTGTGTGGTTCTGATttcattgttttacattttctcaTAAGGGGATATCAACATTACAGATTAAATAATGCGTGTCCAGTCCCTTCAAAGCAAAACCAGGCtatctatgtgtgtgtagcTTTATTTTTGGTGATGACGCGACTC
This window harbors:
- the LOC141752401 gene encoding pyruvate dehydrogenase E1 component subunit alpha, mitochondrial-like, whose amino-acid sequence is MLTNISNVLRACAQRNGAAAVVSARTYADFTTEATFEIKKCDIYKLDEAPATQVVMTRDEGLQYYRTMQTIRRMELKADQLYKQKIIRGFCHLYDGQEACAVGIEAAINLTDHLITAYRAHGYTYTRGGTVKQIMAELTGRRGGIAKGKGGSMHMYIKNFYGGNGIVGAQVPLGAGVALACQYQGNNQLCVSLYGDGAANQGQIFETYNMAALWKLPAIFICENNRYGMGTSVERSAASTDYYKRGEFIPGLRVDGMDVLCVREATRLAADHCRSGKGPILMELQTYRYHGHSMSDPGVSYRTREEIQEVRGKSDPISLLKDRMLSNNMASVEELKEIDVTVRKEIEDAAQYATTDPEPPLEELCNHIFYNNPPLEVRGVNPWTKLKSVS